The following coding sequences are from one Triticum dicoccoides isolate Atlit2015 ecotype Zavitan chromosome 4A, WEW_v2.0, whole genome shotgun sequence window:
- the LOC119289231 gene encoding LOW QUALITY PROTEIN: pollen allergen KBG 41-like (The sequence of the model RefSeq protein was modified relative to this genomic sequence to represent the inferred CDS: inserted 1 base in 1 codon; substituted 1 base at 1 genomic stop codon) yields the protein MAVQQCTVALLVAVALVAGPAISYAAEAGYAPAGHSXKATTEEXKLAEKANNTFKATVAAAAAAPPMDKGKIFVNTFVQIFSSWSLEGVTDTSSTKAIFNSRVGFTLAWASHKARGATPEAKYESFVAMLDKSLCIIVGILKVHSGEEVKGPIPAGELKAIDQIDAAFSTAATTADAAPIKDRSTVFDSAFSKAIKETTGDAYEAYKFVPALESAVKKSYATFLPRNPQDKRTLIESFLSDTIISMVVPAPATPTVAAAAGGYNV from the exons ATGGCAGTGCAGCAGTGTACGGTGGCGCTCTTGGTGGCCGTCGCCCTCGTGGCGGGGCCAGCCATCTCGTATGCTGCCGAAGCTGGCTACGCCCCAGCCGGCCACA CCAAGGCCACGACTGAGGAGTAGAAGCTAGCTGAGAAGGCCAACAACACCTTCAAGGCGACCGTGGCGGCCGCAGCCGCAGCCCCTCCAATGGACAAGGGCAAGATATTCGTGAACACCTTCGTGCAGATCTTCAGCAGCTGGTCTCTTGAGGGGGTCACCGACACGTCCAGCACCAAAGCCATTTTCAACTCCAGGGTCGGCTTCACTCTGGCGTGGGCCTCACACAAAGCCCGGGGTGCTACCCCGGAGGCCAAGTATGAATCCTTTGTGGCCATGCTCGACAAGTCGCTCTGCATCATCGTCGGCATCCTGAAGGTCCACTCCGGTGAGGAAGTCAAGGGGCCGATCCCTGCCGGCGAGCTCAAGGCCATCGACCAGATCGACGCCGCCTTCAGCACTGCAGCCACCACTGCCGATGCTGCCCCGATAAAGGACAGGTCCACCGTCTTCGACTCTGCCTTCAGCAAGGCCATCAAGGAGACCACTGGTGATGCATACGAGGCCTACAAGTTTGTCCCTGCCCTCGAGTCCGCCGTCAAGAAGAGCTACGCCACGTTTCTTCCCAGGAATCCCCAGGACAAGCGCACGCTCATTGAGTCATTCCTGAGCGACACCATCATCTCCATGGTTGTCCCCGCCCCCGCCACTCCCACTGTCGCCGCCGCTGCCGGTGGCTACAATGTCTGA